In Nostoc sp. UHCC 0926, a single genomic region encodes these proteins:
- the rodA gene encoding rod shape-determining protein RodA — protein MLLKRSLPKIRWKSWVKPWQNVDWLLFCLPIAVSIFGGIMILSTELKQPVTDWWWHWLVAGIGVLIALFLSRTRYELLMQWHWVTYALTNFSLIAVMIAGTSAKGAQRWISIAGFNVQPSEFAKVGMIITLAALLHRRTASSLEGVFRVLAITAIPWGLVFLQPDLATSLVFGAIVLGMLYWANANPGWLVLMISPVVAAILLSISWPLSEPVVLFKELSFGLLGLVWSVAMAIVGWQTLPWRRFGFGAISAWSLNILGGELGVFAWNHILKLYQKERLTVFMDPDHDPLGAGYHLIQSRIAIGAGEIWGWGLFKGPMTQLNFVPEQHTDFIFSAVGEEFGFVGCLVVLFVFCLICFRLLHVAQTAKDNFGSLLAIGVLSMIVFQVIVNVGMTVGLAPVAGIPLPWMSYGRSAMLTNFISLGIVESVANFRQRQKYYS, from the coding sequence ATGTTGTTAAAACGATCGCTCCCCAAAATTCGCTGGAAGTCTTGGGTTAAGCCTTGGCAGAATGTAGATTGGCTACTATTTTGTTTGCCAATTGCTGTCAGTATCTTTGGCGGCATCATGATCCTCAGCACGGAACTGAAGCAGCCAGTAACTGACTGGTGGTGGCACTGGCTGGTAGCGGGTATCGGTGTGCTTATAGCTCTATTTTTATCTCGCACGCGTTATGAACTCTTGATGCAGTGGCACTGGGTAACATACGCACTAACGAACTTTAGCTTAATCGCCGTGATGATCGCTGGCACTAGCGCCAAAGGGGCGCAGCGGTGGATTAGTATCGCTGGTTTTAACGTGCAACCCTCAGAATTTGCCAAAGTCGGCATGATCATCACCTTAGCGGCTTTGTTACACAGGCGCACTGCTTCTAGCCTCGAAGGTGTTTTCCGGGTTCTGGCAATCACCGCTATACCTTGGGGATTAGTATTTTTACAGCCAGATTTAGCAACATCACTGGTATTTGGTGCGATCGTTTTAGGAATGCTTTACTGGGCAAATGCTAACCCAGGCTGGTTAGTTCTGATGATTTCTCCGGTGGTTGCCGCCATTTTACTGAGTATATCTTGGCCTTTATCAGAGCCAGTAGTTTTATTCAAAGAACTATCTTTTGGCCTATTAGGGCTAGTTTGGTCAGTTGCAATGGCTATTGTAGGTTGGCAAACTCTTCCCTGGCGTCGATTTGGTTTCGGTGCTATCAGTGCATGGAGTCTTAATATACTGGGTGGCGAATTAGGAGTTTTCGCCTGGAACCATATTTTGAAACTGTATCAAAAAGAGCGGCTAACTGTATTCATGGACCCCGATCATGATCCACTAGGTGCTGGGTATCACTTAATCCAATCTCGGATTGCTATTGGTGCTGGTGAAATTTGGGGATGGGGTCTGTTCAAGGGGCCAATGACACAACTGAATTTTGTACCTGAACAGCATACAGACTTTATTTTCTCAGCAGTGGGGGAAGAATTCGGTTTTGTTGGTTGTTTGGTAGTGCTGTTTGTCTTCTGCTTAATTTGCTTCCGTCTACTGCATGTTGCCCAAACCGCCAAAGATAACTTTGGTTCCTTGTTGGCTATTGGCGTTTTGTCCATGATTGTGTTTCAGGTGATTGTGAATGTTGGCATGACTGTAGGTTTAGCGCCTGTGGCAGGAATTCCCCTACCTTGGATGAGCTATGGGCGTTCTGCTATGCTAACCAACTTCATCTCCTTGGGAATAGTAGAATCGGTAGCAAATTTTCGCCAAAGACAGAAGTATTATTCATGA
- a CDS encoding Mrp/NBP35 family ATP-binding protein, with translation MYDVLDSRSVLEVLRPVEDPELRKSLVELNMIRNVKIDDGKVSFTLVLTTPACPLREFIVEDCQKAVKKLPGVTDVSIEVTAETPQQKSLPDRTGISGVKNIIAVSSGKGGVGKSTVAVNVAVALAQTGAKVGLLDADIYGPNDPTMLGLADAQITVRSTETGDILEPAFNHGVKLVSMGFLIDRDQPVIWRGPMLNGVIRQFLYQVQWGELDYLIVDMPPGTGDAQLTLTQAVPMAGAVIVTTPQTVALLDSRKGLRMFQQMNVPVLGIVENMSYFIPPDQPDKQYDIFGSGGGSKTAAELGVPLLGCVPLEISTRVGGDSGVPIVVGEPDSASAKALTAIALTIAGKVSVAALT, from the coding sequence ATGTACGATGTCCTCGACTCCCGCTCTGTGTTAGAAGTGTTGCGACCAGTAGAAGACCCAGAACTCCGCAAAAGTCTGGTAGAACTGAATATGATTCGCAACGTGAAAATTGACGATGGTAAGGTTAGCTTCACTTTGGTGTTGACCACTCCTGCCTGTCCTTTACGTGAATTTATCGTTGAAGACTGTCAGAAAGCTGTCAAAAAGCTCCCAGGCGTTACAGATGTAAGCATAGAAGTGACGGCAGAAACACCGCAACAAAAAAGTTTGCCTGACCGCACTGGTATTTCTGGGGTCAAAAATATCATTGCTGTTTCCAGTGGCAAAGGTGGTGTTGGTAAAAGTACGGTGGCGGTGAATGTAGCAGTAGCTTTAGCTCAAACTGGGGCGAAAGTCGGCTTGTTAGATGCTGATATTTACGGCCCCAATGACCCTACCATGCTGGGTCTGGCTGATGCCCAAATTACTGTCCGCTCAACCGAAACAGGTGACATCCTGGAACCTGCTTTTAATCACGGCGTCAAATTAGTTTCAATGGGCTTTTTGATTGACCGAGATCAACCAGTAATTTGGCGTGGGCCTATGCTCAATGGTGTAATTCGCCAGTTTCTCTATCAAGTGCAATGGGGAGAACTGGACTATTTGATTGTAGATATGCCACCGGGAACCGGAGATGCTCAGTTAACTTTAACTCAAGCAGTGCCGATGGCAGGGGCGGTAATTGTCACCACGCCGCAAACTGTAGCCCTGCTAGATTCTCGCAAGGGATTGCGGATGTTCCAGCAGATGAATGTCCCGGTATTGGGGATCGTGGAAAATATGAGCTATTTTATCCCCCCCGATCAACCGGATAAGCAGTATGACATCTTCGGTTCCGGTGGTGGCTCCAAAACAGCCGCTGAATTGGGAGTGCCACTGTTGGGGTGCGTGCCGCTAGAGATTTCCACACGAGTTGGCGGTGATAGCGGTGTGCCGATAGTCGTTGGTGAGCCAGATTCAGCTTCAGCAAAAGCATTAACAGCGATCGCTCTTACTATTGCTGGTAAAGTATCAGTTGCTGCTTTGACATAA
- a CDS encoding SRPBCC family protein, which yields MQGWLSKFIHRKRRRFCASLVRTYREISSASVDELWQKVADLTDVSWHPLLKSTNVPYGLVPKPGLIFHAVTRFWPIPIRIFVERVNHREMLSIRVLAIPGIEERVTYQVESTVCGTCLSYSVTLRGWLSPLIWSLSRPYADRVARSLVEAVEKTALSTVSGKKKSLNDSCFDF from the coding sequence ATGCAAGGTTGGTTATCCAAATTCATCCACCGCAAACGTCGGCGGTTTTGCGCTTCTCTGGTGCGGACCTATCGAGAGATTAGTTCTGCTTCTGTAGATGAACTGTGGCAAAAAGTGGCTGACTTAACAGATGTTTCCTGGCATCCACTACTTAAGAGTACTAACGTGCCCTACGGATTAGTACCCAAACCAGGATTAATTTTTCATGCTGTAACACGCTTTTGGCCGATTCCCATCCGAATTTTTGTGGAGCGCGTCAATCATAGAGAGATGCTGAGTATCCGAGTGCTGGCGATTCCTGGGATAGAGGAACGGGTGACTTATCAAGTAGAGTCAACGGTTTGTGGTACTTGTCTGTCTTATTCCGTAACCCTACGCGGTTGGTTATCGCCCCTGATTTGGTCTTTATCCCGTCCTTATGCAGACCGCGTAGCACGGTCTTTAGTAGAGGCGGTAGAAAAGACAGCATTATCAACGGTATCTGGTAAGAAAAAATCCCTTAATGACAGTTGTTTTGATTTTTAG